The following proteins come from a genomic window of Enterobacter chengduensis:
- the ilvM gene encoding acetolactate synthase 2 small subunit codes for MMQHQVAVQARFNPETLERVLRVVRHRGFQICSMNMETATDAQNISIELTVASPRPVDLLFSQLSKLVDVAHVAICQSTTTSQQIRA; via the coding sequence ATGATGCAGCATCAGGTCGCCGTACAGGCTCGCTTCAACCCGGAAACCTTAGAGCGCGTTTTGCGCGTGGTGCGTCATCGTGGTTTTCAGATTTGCTCTATGAATATGGAGACGGCCACCGACGCGCAGAACATCAGTATCGAATTAACCGTTGCCAGCCCGCGGCCGGTCGACTTACTGTTTAGTCAGTTATCAAAGCTGGTAGACGTTGCCCATGTTGCCATCTGCCAGAGCACAACCACATCACAACAAATCCGCGCTTAA
- the ilvG gene encoding acetolactate synthase 2 catalytic subunit, whose amino-acid sequence MNGAQWVVHALRAQGVETVFGYPGGAIMPIYDALYDGGVEHLLCRHEQGAAMAAIGYARATGKTGVCMATSGPGATNLITGLADALLDSVPVVAITGQVASPFIGTDAFQEVDVLGLSLACTKHSFLVQSLEELPRVMAEAFDVASSGRPGPVLVDIPKDIQVAPGDLEPHFSTVANDNAFPHAEVEEARQMLAQAKQPMLYVGGGVGMAQAVPALREFIAVTQMPATCTLKGLGAVEADYPYYLGMLGMHGTKAANLAVQACDLLIAVGARFDDRVTGKLNTFAPNAKVIHMDIDPAEMNKLRQAHVALQGDLNALLPALQQPLDISAWRQHTAEMRTEHAWRYDHPGDAIYAPLLLKQLSERKPADSVVTTDVGQHQMWSAQHMTYTRPENFITSSGLGTMGFGLPAAVGAQVARPNDTVICISGDGSFMMNVQELGTVKRKQLPLKIVLLDNQRLGMVRQWQQLFFQERYSETTLTDNPDFLMLASAFGIPGQHITCKDQVEAALDTMLNSDGPYLLHVSIDELENVWPLVPPGASNSQMMEKLS is encoded by the coding sequence ATGAATGGGGCACAGTGGGTAGTACATGCGTTGCGCGCGCAGGGAGTCGAAACCGTATTCGGTTATCCGGGTGGCGCAATTATGCCGATTTACGATGCACTGTATGACGGCGGCGTGGAACATCTCTTGTGCCGACACGAGCAGGGCGCAGCGATGGCGGCCATTGGCTATGCCCGTGCGACCGGTAAAACCGGCGTGTGCATGGCGACGTCAGGCCCGGGCGCAACCAACCTGATCACCGGCCTGGCTGATGCGCTGCTGGATTCCGTTCCCGTGGTCGCTATCACCGGGCAGGTGGCCTCTCCATTCATCGGTACCGATGCCTTCCAGGAAGTGGACGTCCTCGGTTTATCGCTGGCCTGTACCAAACACAGCTTCCTCGTCCAGTCTCTGGAAGAGCTGCCGCGCGTGATGGCAGAAGCGTTCGACGTGGCAAGCTCCGGTCGTCCGGGGCCGGTTCTTGTCGATATCCCGAAAGATATCCAGGTGGCTCCTGGCGATCTGGAACCGCACTTTTCTACCGTTGCAAACGACAATGCGTTCCCGCACGCAGAGGTTGAAGAGGCCCGTCAGATGCTGGCGCAGGCGAAACAGCCGATGCTGTACGTCGGCGGTGGCGTAGGCATGGCGCAGGCCGTTCCCGCCCTGCGCGAATTTATCGCGGTAACGCAAATGCCCGCCACCTGCACGCTGAAAGGTCTCGGCGCTGTCGAGGCGGATTATCCCTACTATCTGGGCATGCTGGGGATGCACGGCACCAAAGCGGCAAACCTGGCGGTGCAGGCGTGCGATCTGCTCATCGCCGTCGGGGCCCGTTTTGACGATCGCGTCACCGGCAAGCTGAATACCTTTGCGCCGAACGCTAAAGTCATCCATATGGATATCGACCCGGCGGAGATGAATAAGCTGCGTCAGGCGCATGTCGCCTTGCAGGGCGATCTCAACGCGCTGTTACCGGCATTGCAGCAGCCGCTGGACATCAGCGCATGGCGTCAGCACACCGCAGAGATGCGCACCGAGCACGCCTGGCGCTACGATCATCCTGGAGATGCTATCTACGCACCGCTGCTGTTGAAGCAGCTGTCCGAGCGCAAACCGGCAGATAGCGTCGTCACTACCGACGTCGGTCAGCACCAGATGTGGTCCGCACAGCACATGACCTACACCCGCCCGGAAAACTTCATCACCTCCAGCGGGTTAGGGACGATGGGCTTCGGTCTGCCGGCAGCCGTTGGCGCGCAGGTTGCCCGCCCGAACGATACCGTTATCTGTATCTCCGGTGACGGCTCCTTCATGATGAATGTCCAGGAGCTCGGCACCGTTAAGCGCAAGCAGTTGCCGCTGAAAATCGTCTTGCTCGACAACCAGCGCTTAGGGATGGTCCGCCAGTGGCAACAGCTGTTCTTCCAGGAGCGTTACAGCGAAACGACGCTCACCGATAACCCCGATTTCCTCATGTTGGCCAGCGCCTTTGGCATTCCTGGCCAGCACATCACCTGTAAAGATCAGGTTGAAGCGGCGCTCGACACCATGCTGAACAGCGATGGGCCTTACCTGCTTCATGTCTCAATCGATGAACTCGAGAACGTCTGGCCGCTGGTACCGCCAGGTGCCAGTAACTCACAAATGATGGAGAAATTATCATGA
- the ilvX gene encoding peptide IlvX: MTTSTKFCFSRFMTGN; the protein is encoded by the coding sequence ATGACGACTAGCACAAAATTCTGTTTCTCCCGATTTATGACGGGGAACTAA
- the ilvL gene encoding ilv operon leader peptide, whose product MTALLRVISLVVISVVVIIIPPCGAALGRGKA is encoded by the coding sequence ATGACAGCCCTTCTACGAGTGATTAGCCTGGTCGTGATTAGCGTGGTGGTGATTATTATCCCACCGTGCGGGGCTGCACTTGGACGAGGAAAGGCTTAG
- a CDS encoding YifB family Mg chelatase-like AAA ATPase yields MSLSVVYTRAALGVKAPLISVEVHLSNGLPGLTLVGLPETTVKEARDRVRSAIINSGYTFPAKKITINLAPADLPKEGGRYDLPIAIALLAASEQLNTTRLGSYEFVGELALTGALRGVPGAISGALEAIRAGRQIIVANENASEVSLIAEKGCLIAGHLQEVCAWLEGRHELSEPEECDDVIADASEDLREIMGQEQGKRALEITAAGGHNLLLIGPPGTGKTMLASRLSGLLPPLNNHEALESAAIYSLMGSTSLQKQWRRRPFRSPHHSASLTAMVGGGSIPGPGEISLAHHGILFLDELPEFERRVLDALREPIESGEIHISRTRAKISYPAQFQLVAAMNPSPTGHYQGNHNRCTPEQTLRYLGKLSGPFLDRFDLSLEIPLPPPGLLRQAGMTGESSAEVRERVIAAQSRQYARQNKLNARLDNAGIRQFCFLTAEDAGWLEETLTRFGLSIRAWQRLLKVARTIADVEGCTDIQRKHLQEALSYRAIDRLLLHLQKLLA; encoded by the coding sequence ATGTCACTGTCAGTTGTTTATACGCGTGCGGCTCTTGGGGTAAAGGCACCGCTGATTTCCGTCGAGGTTCACTTGAGTAATGGCCTACCTGGACTCACGCTCGTCGGGTTGCCAGAAACGACGGTAAAAGAGGCCAGGGATCGCGTTCGCAGCGCAATAATAAATAGCGGTTATACCTTCCCCGCGAAGAAGATCACTATCAACCTTGCCCCCGCCGATCTGCCTAAAGAGGGGGGACGATACGATTTACCTATCGCAATTGCCCTTCTCGCGGCTTCTGAGCAGCTTAATACGACACGGCTAGGCTCGTATGAGTTCGTTGGCGAACTCGCGCTTACAGGCGCGTTAAGAGGCGTTCCCGGTGCGATCTCGGGCGCGCTGGAAGCCATACGTGCAGGGCGGCAAATCATTGTGGCCAATGAAAACGCATCAGAGGTGAGTCTTATTGCCGAGAAGGGGTGTCTCATCGCGGGGCATTTACAGGAAGTGTGTGCCTGGCTGGAAGGGCGACATGAACTGTCCGAGCCGGAGGAGTGTGATGATGTTATCGCGGATGCTTCAGAGGATCTCCGTGAGATTATGGGGCAGGAGCAAGGGAAACGGGCGCTGGAGATTACGGCTGCAGGTGGACACAATCTTCTGCTAATTGGCCCACCGGGTACGGGTAAAACCATGCTGGCAAGCAGATTGAGTGGATTGCTTCCACCGCTCAATAATCATGAAGCACTGGAAAGCGCCGCCATATATAGCCTGATGGGTTCAACGTCGTTGCAAAAACAGTGGCGACGGCGTCCTTTTCGTTCCCCACATCACAGCGCTTCACTGACGGCAATGGTCGGCGGTGGGTCTATCCCCGGGCCGGGTGAGATCTCGCTGGCACACCATGGCATTCTGTTTCTTGATGAGCTGCCTGAGTTTGAGCGCCGCGTGCTGGATGCACTGAGGGAGCCGATTGAATCCGGTGAGATACATATCTCACGCACGCGCGCCAAAATAAGCTATCCCGCGCAGTTTCAGCTGGTCGCGGCGATGAATCCCAGCCCGACGGGTCACTACCAGGGTAACCATAACCGCTGTACGCCAGAGCAGACGCTGCGCTATCTTGGGAAGCTATCCGGACCGTTCCTCGACCGTTTTGATTTATCCCTGGAAATCCCCCTTCCCCCGCCGGGTCTCCTCAGGCAAGCGGGCATGACGGGCGAAAGCTCGGCGGAGGTGCGCGAGCGGGTGATTGCTGCCCAGTCGCGACAATACGCTCGTCAGAACAAGCTGAATGCGCGGCTGGATAATGCCGGGATCCGACAGTTTTGTTTTCTTACCGCAGAGGATGCGGGATGGCTGGAAGAGACGTTGACGCGGTTCGGACTGTCCATACGTGCGTGGCAGCGTTTGCTGAAAGTGGCCAGAACCATTGCTGACGTAGAGGGATGCACTGACATTCAGAGAAAACATTTGCAGGAGGCGCTGAGTTACCGCGCCATCGATCGTTTGCTGCTGCATTTGCAGAAACTACTGGCATAA
- a CDS encoding DUF413 domain-containing protein: MAESFTTTNRFFDNKHYPRGFSRHGDFTIKEAQLLERHGYAFNELDLGKREPATEDEKQFVSVCRGEREPESEAERVWIKYMARIKRPKRFHTLSGGKPQMEGAEDYTESDD; the protein is encoded by the coding sequence ATGGCGGAAAGCTTTACGACGACTAATCGTTTTTTCGACAATAAACATTATCCGCGCGGGTTCTCTCGTCACGGCGATTTCACCATCAAAGAAGCTCAACTGCTTGAGCGCCATGGTTATGCCTTTAACGAGCTGGATCTGGGTAAGCGTGAACCTGCTACCGAAGACGAAAAACAGTTTGTTTCTGTTTGCCGTGGTGAGCGTGAGCCGGAGTCTGAAGCGGAACGTGTATGGATCAAGTACATGGCGCGTATTAAGCGTCCAAAGCGCTTCCATACGCTGTCTGGCGGCAAGCCGCAGATGGAAGGTGCAGAAGACTACACCGAGTCTGATGACTAA
- the hdfR gene encoding HTH-type transcriptional regulator HdfR yields the protein MDTELLKTFLEVSRTRHFGRAAEALYLTQSAVSFRIRQLENQLGVNLFTRHRNNIRLTPAGEKLLPYAETLMNTWQAARKEVAHTSRHNEFSIGASASLWECMLSQWLTRLYHSHGHLQFEARIAQRQSLVKQLHERQLDLLITTEAPKMDEFSSQIVGQFGLALYASEPSMMKADLTYLRLEWGPDFQQHETGLIAPDDVPQLTTSSAEIACQQLPLLKGCTWLPVRWADTKAGLHTVMDSTTLTRPLYAIWLQNSDKQSQIKDLLKINVMD from the coding sequence GTGGATACGGAATTGCTTAAAACTTTCCTTGAAGTGAGCAGAACGCGCCACTTTGGGCGAGCAGCTGAAGCCCTTTACCTGACACAGTCAGCAGTCAGTTTTCGTATTCGACAGCTGGAAAATCAACTGGGTGTGAATCTTTTTACCCGCCATCGCAACAATATTCGCTTAACGCCGGCGGGTGAGAAACTGCTGCCGTACGCAGAAACGCTCATGAATACCTGGCAGGCAGCACGTAAAGAGGTTGCTCATACGTCGAGACACAATGAGTTTTCGATAGGAGCCAGCGCTTCTCTGTGGGAATGCATGCTAAGTCAGTGGCTTACCCGGCTGTATCATTCTCATGGGCATCTGCAATTCGAAGCGAGAATTGCACAGCGGCAGTCGCTGGTTAAGCAACTTCATGAGCGCCAGCTTGATCTTCTGATCACAACTGAAGCCCCCAAGATGGACGAATTTAGCAGCCAGATTGTGGGTCAGTTTGGCCTGGCGCTTTATGCTTCTGAACCGTCGATGATGAAGGCAGACCTGACCTATTTGCGCCTGGAATGGGGGCCGGATTTTCAGCAACACGAGACGGGATTGATTGCGCCAGATGATGTTCCGCAGTTAACGACCAGCTCTGCAGAGATCGCCTGTCAGCAGTTGCCCTTACTGAAAGGTTGTACCTGGTTACCTGTTCGCTGGGCAGACACGAAAGCGGGGCTGCACACCGTGATGGATTCCACCACGCTTACCAGGCCGCTGTATGCGATCTGGCTGCAAAACAGCGATAAGCAATCGCAGATAAAAGATCTTCTAAAAATCAATGTAATGGATTGA
- the murI gene encoding glutamate racemase, which produces MATKLQDGNTPCLAATPSNPRPTVLVFDSGVGGLSVYDEIRHLLPDLHYIYAFDNVAFPYGEKSEDFIVARVVEIVTAVQKRYPLALAVIACNTASTVSLPALREKFPFPVVGVVPAIKPAARLTANGIVGLLATRGTVKRPYTRELIDRFANECQIAMLGSAELVEMAEAKLHGKAVSLDELRRILRPWLRMPEPPDTVVLGCTHFPLLQEELLEVLPEGTRLVDSGAAIARRTAWLLEHEAPDAKSADANIAFCMAITKETEQLLPVLRRYGFETLEKLAL; this is translated from the coding sequence ATGGCTACCAAACTGCAGGACGGGAATACACCTTGTCTGGCAGCTACACCTTCTAATCCGCGTCCCACCGTGCTGGTGTTTGATTCCGGCGTCGGTGGGCTTTCGGTCTATGATGAGATTCGGCATCTCCTGCCGGATCTCCATTACATCTACGCCTTCGATAACGTCGCTTTCCCATATGGGGAAAAGAGCGAAGATTTTATTGTGGCGCGCGTGGTTGAAATCGTCACTGCGGTACAAAAGCGCTATCCCCTTGCGCTGGCCGTCATCGCCTGTAATACGGCGAGCACCGTTTCCCTTCCCGCTCTGCGTGAAAAATTCCCCTTCCCGGTAGTGGGCGTTGTTCCTGCGATAAAGCCTGCCGCGCGTCTGACGGCGAATGGCATTGTAGGGTTGCTGGCCACGCGTGGCACGGTAAAGCGTCCTTATACCCGCGAGCTGATCGACCGTTTTGCTAACGAATGCCAGATTGCGATGCTCGGCTCGGCTGAGCTGGTGGAGATGGCAGAAGCGAAGCTGCACGGAAAGGCGGTATCACTCGACGAGCTGCGCCGTATTCTTCGTCCGTGGCTGCGGATGCCCGAACCGCCGGATACCGTTGTGCTGGGCTGCACCCACTTCCCGCTATTGCAGGAAGAGCTATTAGAGGTGCTGCCGGAGGGAACACGGCTGGTGGATTCCGGCGCGGCTATCGCACGTCGGACGGCCTGGCTGCTGGAACATGAAGCGCCGGATGCGAAATCTGCCGATGCGAATATCGCGTTTTGTATGGCCATCACGAAAGAGACTGAGCAACTTTTACCCGTTTTACGCCGTTATGGCTTTGAAACGCTCGAAAAACTGGCGCTGTAG
- the btuB gene encoding TonB-dependent vitamin B12 receptor BtuB, which translates to MIKKVSLLTALSVTAFSGWAQDGADSLVVTANRFEQPAKTVLAPTSVVTREDIERWQAKSVVEIMSRLPGVDIAQSGGLGASSSTFIRGTESRHVLVLIDGVPLNSAGISNVPDLSQIPTSLIQRIEYIRGPRSALYGSDAIGGVINIITGRDKPGAEISAGVGSKGYQTYDGAFQQVLDKTKITMAGNYTYTRGFDIDAQDAPRQPDRDGFMSKSLYGSVEQQITDSVSGFFRGFGYDNRTAYDGYDHYDANFMVDGRPDTRQLYSQNWDTGLRYNQGIFQSQLVAGYGRSKDQNYDPKKGRYADSATMDDVKQYTTQWLNTVEVGHGNIGAGLDWQKQKTQAGTGYLDKGYEQRNTGVFVSAMQQFSSVTLEAAARNDDNSNFGNHGTWQTSAAWEFVDGYRVIASYGTAFKAPTMSQIHSASYGNPDLKPEESKQWEGGFEGLTGPVNWRITGYRNDIDNLISSDPHTYRYYNVDEARIKGVEATAQFDTGPVGHQISYDYVDPRNAKTNEVLARRSKQQVKYQLDWQVWDLDWNLAYRYLGTRYDVAIDPDTYSSERVKMGGVSLWDVAVSYPVTSHLTVRGKIANLFDKDYETVYGYQTAGREYTLSGSYTF; encoded by the coding sequence ATGATTAAAAAAGTATCGCTGCTGACGGCGCTGTCCGTCACGGCATTTTCGGGCTGGGCGCAGGATGGCGCTGACTCGTTGGTGGTGACGGCAAATCGTTTTGAACAACCGGCAAAAACCGTTCTGGCACCGACGTCCGTCGTGACGCGTGAAGATATTGAGCGCTGGCAGGCTAAGAGCGTGGTGGAAATCATGTCACGTCTGCCGGGCGTGGATATCGCGCAAAGCGGTGGCCTGGGGGCGAGCTCTTCTACCTTTATTCGCGGTACGGAATCCCGCCACGTTTTGGTCCTGATCGACGGTGTGCCGTTGAACAGCGCCGGGATCAGCAACGTCCCCGATCTCAGCCAAATCCCCACTTCGCTGATTCAGCGCATTGAGTACATCCGCGGTCCGCGTTCTGCGCTGTATGGCTCCGACGCGATTGGCGGCGTGATTAATATCATCACCGGGCGCGATAAGCCGGGCGCAGAAATTTCTGCCGGAGTGGGTTCTAAGGGTTATCAAACTTATGACGGGGCTTTCCAGCAGGTGCTGGATAAAACCAAAATTACCATGGCGGGTAACTATACCTATACCCGTGGTTTTGATATTGATGCCCAGGATGCACCGCGTCAGCCTGACCGCGACGGTTTTATGAGTAAATCGCTGTACGGCTCCGTGGAGCAGCAGATTACCGACAGCGTGAGCGGCTTCTTCCGTGGTTTTGGTTATGACAACCGCACCGCGTATGACGGTTACGATCACTACGACGCTAACTTTATGGTGGATGGCCGCCCTGATACGCGTCAGCTCTACAGCCAGAACTGGGATACCGGTCTGCGTTACAACCAGGGGATTTTCCAGTCGCAGCTGGTGGCGGGTTACGGTCGCAGTAAAGATCAGAACTATGATCCGAAAAAAGGACGTTATGCCGATTCCGCCACTATGGATGACGTGAAGCAGTATACGACCCAATGGCTCAATACCGTGGAAGTCGGTCACGGCAACATCGGCGCAGGCCTGGACTGGCAGAAGCAGAAGACGCAGGCCGGAACGGGCTACCTGGATAAAGGTTACGAACAACGCAATACCGGCGTGTTTGTTTCGGCGATGCAGCAGTTCAGCAGCGTGACGCTGGAAGCGGCGGCGCGTAATGACGATAACTCCAACTTTGGTAACCATGGAACCTGGCAAACCAGCGCAGCGTGGGAGTTCGTGGATGGCTATCGCGTGATTGCCTCCTACGGTACGGCATTTAAAGCGCCGACCATGAGCCAGATCCACAGCGCCTCTTACGGTAATCCGGATCTTAAACCGGAGGAGAGCAAGCAGTGGGAAGGGGGCTTTGAAGGCCTGACGGGACCGGTTAACTGGCGTATCACCGGTTATCGCAATGACATCGATAATCTTATTAGCAGCGATCCGCATACGTATCGTTATTACAACGTTGATGAAGCGCGTATCAAAGGGGTGGAAGCCACGGCACAGTTCGATACTGGTCCGGTTGGGCATCAGATTTCCTATGATTACGTTGACCCGCGTAATGCCAAAACTAACGAAGTGCTGGCCCGCCGTTCTAAGCAGCAGGTTAAGTATCAGCTTGACTGGCAGGTATGGGATCTCGACTGGAATCTTGCCTACCGTTACCTTGGCACCCGCTATGATGTCGCGATTGATCCAGACACCTATTCGTCAGAGCGCGTGAAAATGGGCGGTGTCAGCCTGTGGGATGTCGCCGTTTCATATCCTGTCACCTCACACCTCACAGTTCGTGGTAAAATAGCCAACCTGTTCGATAAAGATTACGAGACAGTTTATGGCTACCAAACTGCAGGACGGGAATACACCTTGTCTGGCAGCTACACCTTCTAA
- the trmA gene encoding tRNA (uridine(54)-C5)-methyltransferase TrmA: MTPEHLPTEQYDAQLAEKVVRLQSMMTPFNAPVPEVFRSPVSHYRMRAEFRIWHDGDDLYHIIFDQQTKSRIRVDSFPAASELINQLMTLIMDGVRNNPVLRNKLFQIDYLTTQSNQAIVSLLYHKALTDEWREQAEALRDALRVQNINVHLIGRATKTKIMLDQDYIDERLPVAGKEMVYRQVENSFTQPNAAMNVQMLEWALKATEGSKGDLLELYCGNGNFSLALARNFDRVLATEIAKPSVAAAQYNIAANHIENVQIIRMAAEEFTQAMNGVRQFNRLEGIDLKSYRCETIFVDPPRSGLDSETEKMVQAYPRILYISCNPETLCKNLETLGQTHKVERLALFDQFPYTHHMECGVLLTAK; encoded by the coding sequence ATGACCCCAGAACACCTCCCGACAGAACAGTACGACGCGCAGCTGGCAGAGAAAGTTGTCCGCCTGCAAAGTATGATGACGCCGTTCAACGCGCCCGTTCCCGAGGTGTTCCGCTCCCCCGTCAGCCACTACCGCATGCGCGCCGAGTTCCGCATCTGGCACGACGGTGACGACCTGTACCACATCATTTTCGATCAGCAGACGAAATCCCGCATTCGCGTGGACAGCTTTCCGGCGGCGAGCGAGCTCATTAACCAATTGATGACGCTGATAATGGACGGCGTGCGCAACAATCCGGTACTGCGTAACAAGCTGTTCCAGATTGACTACCTGACCACGCAAAGCAACCAGGCGATTGTCTCCCTGCTCTATCACAAAGCGCTGACCGACGAATGGCGCGAGCAGGCAGAAGCCCTGCGCGATGCGCTTCGCGTGCAGAACATCAACGTTCACCTGATTGGCCGCGCGACCAAAACCAAAATCATGCTGGATCAGGACTACATCGACGAGCGCCTGCCGGTGGCAGGTAAAGAGATGGTGTATCGTCAGGTCGAGAACAGCTTCACCCAGCCGAACGCTGCGATGAACGTGCAGATGCTGGAGTGGGCGCTGAAGGCGACGGAAGGATCTAAAGGCGACCTGCTTGAGCTGTACTGCGGTAACGGCAACTTCTCGCTGGCGCTGGCGCGTAACTTCGATCGCGTTCTGGCAACGGAAATCGCCAAGCCGTCGGTGGCCGCCGCGCAGTACAACATTGCCGCCAACCATATCGAAAACGTGCAGATCATTCGTATGGCCGCAGAAGAGTTCACGCAGGCCATGAACGGCGTTCGCCAGTTTAACCGCCTGGAAGGGATCGATCTCAAGAGCTACCGGTGTGAGACGATTTTTGTCGACCCGCCGCGCAGTGGCCTGGACAGCGAAACCGAGAAGATGGTGCAGGCGTACCCGCGTATTTTGTACATCTCCTGTAACCCGGAGACGCTGTGCAAGAACCTTGAAACATTAGGCCAGACGCACAAGGTTGAACGGCTGGCGCTGTTCGATCAGTTCCCGTATACGCACCATATGGAGTGCGGCGTACTGCTCACGGCGAAATAA
- a CDS encoding YijD family membrane protein, with protein sequence MKQSGQDKGTLLLALIAGLSINGTFAAIFSSIVPFSIFPLIALVLTVYCLHQRYLNRTMPVGLPGLAAACFILGVLLYSTVVRAEYPDIGSNFFPAVLSVALVFWIGSRMRSRKSQLPE encoded by the coding sequence ATGAAACAGTCAGGTCAGGATAAAGGGACGCTGTTGCTGGCATTGATCGCTGGCTTATCCATTAATGGAACGTTTGCCGCTATTTTTAGCTCAATTGTTCCATTTTCGATTTTCCCGCTTATTGCGCTGGTGCTGACGGTTTACTGCCTGCATCAACGTTACCTGAACCGCACCATGCCGGTGGGGTTACCGGGGCTGGCCGCCGCCTGCTTTATTCTGGGCGTATTGCTGTACAGCACGGTGGTGCGCGCGGAGTATCCGGATATCGGCTCTAACTTCTTCCCTGCGGTGCTGTCTGTTGCGCTGGTGTTCTGGATTGGCTCGCGCATGCGAAGCCGTAAGAGCCAGTTGCCAGAGTAG
- the fabR gene encoding HTH-type transcriptional repressor FabR, which translates to MMGVRAQQKEKTRRSLVEAAFSQLSAERSFASLSLREVAREAGIAPTSFYRHFRDVDELGLTMVDESGLMLRQLMRQARQRIAKGGSVIRTSVSTFMEFIGNNPNAFRLLLRERSGTSAAFRAAVAREIQHFIAELADYLELENHMPRAFTEAQAEAMVTIVFSAGAEALDVSIEQRKQLEERLVLQLRMISKGAYYWYRREQEKLAHQTEE; encoded by the coding sequence GTGATGGGCGTAAGAGCACAACAAAAAGAGAAAACCCGGCGTTCGCTGGTGGAAGCCGCATTCAGTCAACTGAGTGCTGAGCGGAGTTTTGCCAGTTTGAGCCTGCGCGAAGTCGCACGCGAGGCCGGGATTGCGCCAACGTCCTTCTATCGTCACTTCCGTGACGTGGATGAGCTGGGCCTGACCATGGTCGACGAAAGTGGGCTGATGCTGCGCCAGCTGATGCGCCAGGCGCGTCAGCGTATCGCGAAAGGCGGCAGCGTGATCCGCACCTCCGTGTCGACCTTCATGGAATTTATCGGCAATAACCCCAATGCGTTTCGTCTGCTTCTGCGCGAGCGTTCGGGCACATCGGCGGCGTTTCGTGCCGCCGTCGCGCGTGAAATTCAGCACTTTATCGCGGAACTTGCCGACTATCTTGAACTCGAAAACCATATGCCACGTGCGTTTACTGAAGCACAGGCCGAGGCGATGGTGACGATTGTTTTCAGCGCGGGTGCCGAAGCGCTGGATGTCAGCATTGAACAACGCAAGCAGCTTGAAGAGCGACTGGTATTGCAGCTGAGGATGATATCCAAAGGCGCGTACTACTGGTATCGCCGTGAACAAGAGAAACTGGCACATCAAACCGAAGAGTGA